A DNA window from Flavisolibacter ginsenosidimutans contains the following coding sequences:
- a CDS encoding M23 family metallopeptidase has product MKKIKYYYNTHTLRYEKLITPLRVKLLRVFGFVATAFVTAVLIAFIAFRFIGSPYERILRQQNGELKDELAQLNERVKAVDQQMDALEKRDNEVYRSIFEAQPIPDSLRTLQAEKEQEIAKVESLPEGKLIHAIDTTVNKLKARIAAQTKSYDEVTKLIANKEQLLSSTPAIQPVSNKDLSRIASGFGYRVDPVYKTIKLHAGLDFAAPQGTPIYATANGTVAQAGFSEGGYGNHVVIDHGYGYETVYGHMVRVKARAGQKVKRGEVIGYVGSTGKSTGPHCHYEVHKNGQKLDPVYFFYNDLSPQQFDQLLKRASSSNQSLD; this is encoded by the coding sequence ATGAAAAAAATCAAATACTATTACAACACGCATACGCTTCGCTACGAAAAGCTCATCACGCCGCTAAGGGTGAAACTGCTGCGGGTGTTTGGTTTTGTGGCTACGGCATTTGTTACCGCTGTTCTTATCGCCTTCATCGCTTTCCGCTTCATTGGCTCGCCGTACGAAAGAATTCTGCGCCAGCAAAACGGGGAATTGAAAGACGAACTGGCTCAATTGAACGAACGCGTAAAAGCCGTAGACCAGCAAATGGATGCGCTGGAAAAACGCGACAACGAAGTGTACCGCAGCATTTTTGAAGCGCAACCCATACCGGATAGCTTGCGCACCCTGCAAGCCGAAAAGGAACAGGAGATTGCCAAAGTGGAAAGCCTGCCCGAAGGCAAGCTCATTCACGCCATTGACACAACGGTGAACAAATTAAAAGCACGCATCGCCGCGCAAACCAAATCTTACGATGAAGTAACGAAGCTCATTGCCAATAAGGAACAACTGCTGTCTTCAACGCCGGCCATTCAGCCCGTGAGCAACAAAGATTTAAGCCGCATCGCTTCGGGTTTTGGTTACCGTGTAGATCCTGTTTACAAAACCATCAAGCTTCACGCAGGGTTAGATTTTGCCGCACCACAGGGCACGCCCATTTATGCCACGGCTAACGGCACGGTTGCGCAAGCCGGCTTTAGCGAAGGCGGCTACGGCAACCACGTGGTGATTGATCACGGCTACGGCTACGAAACCGTTTACGGTCACATGGTAAGGGTAAAAGCAAGAGCCGGACAGAAAGTAAAACGCGGCGAAGTCATTGGCTACGTGGGAAGCACGGGCAAAAGCACCGGACCGCACTGCCATTACGAAGTGCACAAGAACGGCCAAAAGCTCGACCCGGTTTATTTCTTCTACAACGACTTAAGCCCGCAGCAATTTGACCAGCTTTTGAAAAGAGCTTCTTCTTCTAACCAAAGCCTGGACTAA
- a CDS encoding TlpA disulfide reductase family protein: MKKYSWITVLAGLFACTAKSDNGRTFDVEGTVKNASAKMIYLEEDVPAGQPTIMDSATIKNDGSFRLQAPVKEESLYQLRLKDRPTPLAFVVSDAPKVSVQADAGSPQAYTVKGSPATEALVAFDKNTIEQVNNLLTQERTVDSLRQNKAPDSLVNAAYAKLETAANDANNNALQFFKESKSPVLTVYAISSYLNSMNNIGVKGLSRAEIVDVVNATAARFPNHAGVQAVKKSLAPSKAPDFTQPDASGKPVALSSFKGKYVLLDFWASWCGPCRKDNPNVVKAYNEFKDKNFTVFGVSLDQNKDAWLKAIQQDGLTWTHVSDLKFWNNDAAVLYGVQAIPANFLIDPDGNIIAQDLHGEEIAETLRRIIK; the protein is encoded by the coding sequence ATGAAAAAATACAGTTGGATAACGGTGCTGGCAGGCTTGTTTGCCTGCACGGCCAAAAGCGATAACGGCCGCACGTTCGATGTGGAAGGCACGGTAAAAAATGCCTCCGCAAAAATGATTTATTTGGAAGAAGACGTGCCCGCCGGACAACCCACCATTATGGATTCGGCAACAATAAAAAACGACGGCAGCTTTCGGTTGCAGGCGCCGGTAAAAGAAGAATCGTTGTACCAATTGCGCCTGAAAGACAGGCCCACGCCGCTGGCATTTGTTGTGAGCGATGCCCCCAAAGTGAGTGTGCAAGCCGATGCCGGTTCACCACAAGCTTACACGGTGAAGGGTTCGCCCGCCACCGAAGCACTCGTTGCTTTCGACAAAAACACAATTGAACAAGTCAATAATTTATTGACGCAGGAAAGAACGGTTGACAGCCTTCGCCAAAACAAAGCACCGGACAGTTTGGTAAACGCAGCCTACGCTAAACTTGAAACGGCGGCGAACGACGCCAACAACAATGCGCTGCAATTTTTTAAGGAAAGCAAGAGCCCCGTGCTCACGGTTTATGCCATCAGTTCTTACCTGAACAGCATGAACAACATTGGCGTCAAAGGTCTGTCGCGGGCCGAGATTGTGGATGTGGTAAATGCCACGGCGGCAAGGTTCCCGAACCACGCCGGCGTACAGGCCGTCAAGAAAAGCCTGGCGCCTTCAAAGGCTCCCGACTTTACACAACCCGATGCGAGCGGCAAGCCTGTTGCGCTTTCCTCGTTCAAAGGCAAATATGTATTGCTTGATTTTTGGGCCAGTTGGTGCGGGCCTTGCCGAAAAGACAATCCGAACGTAGTAAAGGCTTACAACGAATTCAAGGATAAAAATTTCACGGTTTTTGGCGTTTCACTTGATCAAAACAAAGACGCTTGGTTAAAGGCAATTCAGCAAGACGGTTTAACATGGACACACGTAAGCGATTTAAAATTCTGGAACAACGACGCCGCCGTTTTATATGGCGTGCAGGCCATTCCCGCTAACTTTTTAATTGACCCGGATGGCAATATCATTGCGCAGGATTTGCACGGTGAAGAAATTGCGGAAACACTGCGGAGGATCATCAAATAA
- a CDS encoding YihY/virulence factor BrkB family protein, whose amino-acid sequence MKKFSFKLVGKSFKDAFSGFGNDKVTKLSASLAYYTGFSLAPLLVVIIAICGFFFGAEAVQGSIQTQMQSFIGADAAKQIQDMIKNAAISGKGTLATIIGAVTLLIGASSIFAEIQDSINSIWGLKAKPKAGIMRLVKSRLLSFGLIASLGFLLLVSLAATTVVESLGNRLKAALPDVTVVLFYVINLVLTLGVTTVLFAVIFKVLPDAKIKWKAVWPGAIVTSLLFLIGKFAISLYISKTNVGSTYGAAGSLAVIFVWIYYSSIILYFGAEFTKAYTINKGAKVVPSQYAEWSQEPTVPNAEPKSPPPSSPSPEKERRQPLPAHPQLAVSHPRSDTTEALDNPRAEHKRKEPGVGTVLLGLALYFVANARSKKQHG is encoded by the coding sequence ATGAAGAAGTTTTCTTTTAAACTTGTGGGCAAGTCTTTTAAAGATGCGTTTTCGGGTTTTGGCAACGATAAAGTCACCAAGCTAAGTGCCTCGCTGGCTTATTACACGGGCTTTTCGCTGGCGCCTTTGTTGGTGGTGATTATCGCCATCTGCGGTTTCTTTTTTGGCGCCGAAGCGGTGCAGGGTTCCATTCAAACCCAAATGCAATCGTTCATTGGCGCTGATGCAGCCAAGCAAATACAGGATATGATAAAGAACGCCGCCATCAGCGGCAAAGGCACGCTTGCCACCATCATCGGTGCGGTTACGCTGCTCATCGGTGCGTCGTCCATCTTTGCTGAAATACAGGATTCCATCAACAGCATCTGGGGCCTGAAGGCAAAGCCAAAGGCCGGCATCATGCGGCTGGTAAAAAGCCGCCTGCTTTCCTTTGGACTTATTGCCAGCCTCGGCTTTTTATTGCTGGTTTCGCTGGCCGCAACAACAGTCGTTGAAAGCCTCGGCAATCGCTTAAAGGCGGCACTGCCCGATGTGACCGTCGTGCTTTTTTACGTCATCAACCTGGTACTTACGCTGGGCGTAACCACCGTTTTGTTTGCGGTTATTTTTAAGGTCTTGCCCGATGCAAAAATCAAGTGGAAGGCCGTGTGGCCCGGTGCAATTGTCACGTCGTTGCTTTTCCTCATCGGCAAGTTTGCCATCTCGCTTTACATCAGCAAAACCAACGTGGGCAGTACCTACGGCGCAGCGGGTTCGTTGGCCGTCATCTTTGTTTGGATTTATTATTCGTCCATTATTCTTTATTTCGGTGCCGAGTTCACAAAGGCTTACACCATCAACAAAGGGGCAAAGGTTGTTCCCAGCCAATACGCCGAGTGGTCGCAGGAGCCGACAGTGCCGAACGCAGAGCCCAAAAGCCCGCCGCCTTCGTCGCCTTCGCCGGAAAAAGAAAGGCGTCAGCCCTTGCCTGCGCATCCGCAATTGGCCGTTTCGCATCCGCGTTCTGATACAACTGAAGCTCTTGATAATCCCCGCGCCGAACACAAGCGAAAAGAACCGGGAGTGGGAACGGTATTGCTTGGCCTGGCCCTGTATTTTGTCGCCAACGCAAGAAGCAAAAAACAGCACGGCTAA
- the gatB gene encoding Asp-tRNA(Asn)/Glu-tRNA(Gln) amidotransferase subunit GatB, which yields MKVDDGYEVVIGLEVHAQLLTKTKLFCGDTTLFGQEPNTQVSIVSLAHPGTLPKMNKEVIRLAVTLGLATHSEIVQRNYFARKNYFYPDLPKGYQISQHTTPICKGGFLEITVGTEKKSIKLNRIHMEEDAGKSIHDDNTPYTQLDFNRAGTPLLEIVTEPDLRSAEEAAAYVTTLRKLVRHLQVCDGNMEEGSLRCDVNISVRKKGDEKLGTKVEIKNLNSIRFIKKAVEYEKEQLIQKLKNGETILQQTKGWDETTSTTYIIRTKEDEDDYRYFPEPDLPPFNITAEEIETVRNAMPPLQSEIKEKLQTTYGLSTYDASLLAEDTELAGLFFGIAKETTNYKAAANWVIGPVKNHLTAQDESTDARTLNPSSIAQLISLTDEGLISYGIASQKIFPHLLSHPQTDIEEYIKSESLGLQSSDETDAHIDAALTKHAQKITEYRKGKKGLLSLFVGEVMKLSKGKANAEEVTKKISEKLNG from the coding sequence ATGAAGGTTGATGACGGATATGAAGTGGTGATAGGCTTGGAGGTTCATGCACAACTGCTGACGAAAACAAAACTGTTTTGCGGCGATACAACACTGTTTGGGCAAGAGCCGAACACGCAGGTCAGTATCGTGTCGCTGGCGCATCCGGGCACACTGCCCAAGATGAACAAGGAAGTCATCCGGCTGGCAGTGACGCTGGGTTTGGCCACACATTCTGAAATTGTGCAGCGAAATTATTTTGCCCGTAAAAATTATTTCTATCCCGATCTGCCGAAAGGCTATCAAATCTCGCAACACACCACGCCCATTTGCAAAGGCGGTTTTTTGGAGATAACCGTTGGCACTGAAAAAAAATCAATAAAGCTTAACCGCATTCACATGGAAGAAGATGCGGGCAAAAGCATTCACGACGACAACACTCCGTACACGCAACTTGATTTTAACCGCGCCGGTACGCCGCTGCTTGAAATCGTTACCGAGCCTGATTTGCGCAGCGCCGAAGAAGCCGCGGCTTACGTAACCACATTACGCAAGTTGGTTCGTCATTTACAGGTTTGCGACGGCAACATGGAAGAAGGCAGCCTTCGGTGCGACGTGAACATTTCGGTGCGCAAGAAAGGCGACGAAAAATTGGGAACAAAGGTTGAAATCAAAAACCTCAACTCCATTCGCTTTATTAAAAAAGCGGTTGAATACGAAAAGGAACAACTGATTCAAAAACTTAAAAACGGCGAAACAATCTTGCAACAAACAAAGGGCTGGGACGAGACGACTTCCACCACGTATATTATTCGCACCAAAGAAGACGAAGATGATTACCGCTATTTTCCCGAACCGGACCTACCTCCTTTCAACATCACCGCCGAGGAAATTGAAACCGTACGCAACGCCATGCCGCCTTTGCAAAGCGAGATAAAAGAGAAGTTGCAAACAACGTACGGCTTGTCAACTTATGATGCCTCGCTTTTGGCCGAAGACACGGAACTTGCCGGTTTGTTTTTCGGCATTGCGAAAGAAACGACAAACTATAAAGCAGCGGCCAACTGGGTCATCGGGCCGGTTAAAAATCATTTAACCGCGCAGGACGAATCAACGGATGCGAGAACGCTCAATCCTTCTTCCATCGCGCAGCTTATTTCGCTAACCGACGAAGGTCTGATCAGCTATGGCATCGCTTCGCAAAAAATATTTCCGCACCTGCTAAGCCATCCGCAAACGGATATTGAAGAGTACATAAAAAGTGAAAGCCTGGGCCTGCAATCATCTGATGAAACCGATGCGCACATTGACGCCGCCTTAACAAAGCATGCCCAAAAAATAACAGAATATAGGAAGGGCAAGAAAGGTTTGTTGAGTTTATTTGTGGGCGAAGTAATGAAGCTTTCGAAAGGCAAGGCCAACGCGGAAGAAGTCACAAAAAAAATAAGCGAGAAATTAAACGGATGA
- a CDS encoding RagB/SusD family nutrient uptake outer membrane protein has protein sequence MKLNNKFLLLICGGSLALASCKKELDKQPTDSFSNTNAYQTIAQIQLGVNEAYGRYSAYANDMYVNALVSDESKLGSGNAGQGALTYRFQYTSDATAGGDVTSAYFSYYAMIDQINTVLSYLPTVAAAPSDEPRRNALKGQLLALRGIAHFSLLEFYSDRYDANKLGVPIMLQSDVFAKPKRSTMGEVMAQIEKDLSAAKDLLPSVNASTFSDTVMNQINVTGYQARIALYKRDYQSAINYATTVINSAVKPLSSGATFQDIWTDANNAETLFRRRYASSASIGSLWTTTGGLIYIAPSDKLVASYASTDIRKATYIGGSSGNYYVNKFFTSSRGGRAVDIKAMRIAEMYLIRAEAYARNTTPDLVAGAADLNALRTARITGYVNQTFGTADALVSAVMDERFKELCFEGFRFFDLKRNGLPVQRLASDANAAWQTLTPGDYRFIMPIPGQEILANPNTVQNPGY, from the coding sequence ATGAAATTGAACAATAAATTTCTTTTGCTTATATGCGGCGGTTCGCTTGCGTTGGCGAGTTGCAAAAAAGAGCTTGATAAACAGCCAACCGATAGCTTCAGTAATACGAATGCCTATCAAACCATCGCTCAAATTCAGTTGGGTGTAAATGAAGCTTATGGACGTTACAGTGCGTATGCAAATGATATGTATGTAAATGCATTGGTTTCTGACGAATCCAAATTGGGTTCCGGTAACGCGGGTCAAGGCGCCCTGACATATCGGTTTCAGTATACCTCCGATGCAACTGCCGGGGGGGATGTGACCTCCGCCTATTTTAGTTATTATGCAATGATTGATCAGATCAACACCGTTCTTTCCTATCTGCCTACCGTAGCTGCGGCGCCATCCGATGAGCCAAGAAGAAACGCCTTAAAAGGACAGTTGCTGGCACTTCGCGGAATTGCGCATTTCAGCCTGCTGGAATTTTATTCCGATCGTTATGATGCGAATAAATTGGGCGTTCCCATCATGCTGCAATCCGACGTGTTTGCGAAGCCTAAGAGAAGTACAATGGGAGAAGTAATGGCGCAGATTGAAAAAGACCTGAGTGCGGCCAAGGATTTATTGCCCTCGGTTAATGCCTCAACTTTTTCTGATACGGTGATGAACCAAATTAATGTGACAGGATATCAGGCGCGGATTGCACTGTACAAACGCGACTACCAGTCTGCTATTAATTATGCTACGACCGTTATTAACTCTGCCGTTAAGCCACTTTCAAGTGGCGCTACCTTCCAAGATATCTGGACAGATGCAAACAATGCCGAAACGTTGTTTAGAAGGAGATACGCTTCGTCTGCGTCGATAGGCAGTTTGTGGACAACAACGGGCGGTTTAATTTATATTGCCCCTTCCGATAAATTGGTTGCAAGTTATGCGAGCACAGACATTCGCAAAGCAACTTACATTGGCGGTTCAAGTGGAAATTATTACGTAAACAAGTTCTTTACTTCGTCGAGAGGTGGACGCGCCGTGGATATTAAAGCGATGCGTATAGCGGAAATGTACCTGATCAGAGCAGAAGCATATGCCCGGAATACAACACCTGATTTGGTAGCCGGCGCTGCTGACTTAAATGCACTTCGTACGGCCCGTATTACAGGCTATGTTAACCAAACATTTGGAACAGCCGATGCGTTGGTAAGCGCCGTAATGGATGAACGCTTCAAAGAACTTTGCTTCGAAGGGTTCCGCTTCTTTGATTTGAAGCGCAACGGATTGCCCGTGCAACGTCTGGCCTCCGATGCAAATGCAGCTTGGCAAACCTTGACCCCTGGAGACTATCGTTTTATTATGCCTATACCGGGTCAGGAAATTCTTGCAAATCCAAATACGGTTCAGAACCCTGGTTATTAA
- a CDS encoding PDZ domain-containing protein, translated as MKQLLVKHFAIAAFAFCAVPGTLLAQKEKEKEKTKEKTERQQIIITRTGDKDEKTVIEIEGNKVKVNGKDVADLKDVQVHVNNLRTPNAMTFRTMPDRNFNMTWNDEGGHLFSVDSNRAMLGVVTDGDDKGAEIQSVTKESAAEKAGLKKGDVITKIDNRKIDATDDVSEAVRAHKPGEKVSITYLRDGKEQKTTAELGRWKGIDMKGMTIAPKIFSEDTWNNNLNNRMMERTLPGGVFSMAGNRPRLGLSVQDTDDGKGVKVLDVDDEGMGAKAGIKEGDVITMVDDKAVNSADDIAKLMREKREQPTVKMQLNRNGKTQTVEVKMKKPKTVDL; from the coding sequence ATGAAACAACTTCTCGTAAAACATTTCGCAATTGCAGCCTTTGCATTCTGCGCCGTACCGGGTACCCTTCTTGCGCAAAAGGAAAAAGAAAAAGAAAAGACCAAAGAGAAAACCGAGCGTCAACAAATAATTATTACCCGCACGGGCGACAAGGACGAAAAAACCGTCATCGAAATCGAAGGCAATAAAGTAAAAGTAAACGGCAAAGACGTGGCCGATTTGAAAGACGTACAAGTTCACGTCAACAACCTTCGAACGCCGAACGCAATGACGTTCCGCACCATGCCCGACAGAAATTTCAACATGACCTGGAACGACGAAGGTGGTCACCTGTTTAGTGTTGACAGCAACCGCGCCATGCTTGGCGTCGTAACCGATGGCGATGATAAAGGCGCCGAAATTCAATCCGTCACAAAAGAAAGCGCCGCAGAAAAAGCCGGTTTGAAAAAAGGCGACGTCATCACCAAAATTGACAACCGCAAAATAGACGCAACCGATGACGTATCCGAGGCTGTTCGTGCGCACAAGCCCGGCGAAAAAGTAAGCATCACTTATTTGCGCGACGGCAAAGAGCAAAAAACAACTGCTGAATTGGGCCGCTGGAAAGGCATTGACATGAAAGGAATGACGATAGCGCCGAAGATTTTTTCCGAAGACACCTGGAACAACAATTTAAACAACCGCATGATGGAACGCACATTGCCCGGCGGCGTGTTCAGCATGGCTGGTAACCGCCCAAGGCTTGGTCTGTCGGTGCAAGACACCGATGACGGCAAAGGCGTGAAAGTATTGGACGTGGACGACGAAGGCATGGGTGCAAAAGCCGGCATCAAAGAAGGCGACGTTATTACCATGGTGGACGACAAAGCGGTGAACAGCGCCGACGACATTGCAAAACTGATGCGTGAAAAAAGAGAACAGCCAACGGTGAAAATGCAGCTTAACCGCAACGGCAAAACCCAAACCGTAGAAGTCAAAATGAAGAAGCCAAAAACAGTGGATTTATAA
- a CDS encoding nucleotide pyrophosphohydrolase: MTLQEAQQKVDEWIKTTGVRYFSELTNMAILTEEVGEVARLMSRMYGEQSFKESDKGKELNDELADVLWVLICIANQTGVDLTDALQKNFDKKSSRDKDRHQHLSEP, translated from the coding sequence ATGACCCTTCAGGAAGCCCAGCAAAAAGTGGACGAGTGGATTAAAACCACCGGTGTTCGTTACTTCAGCGAGTTAACCAACATGGCCATCTTAACCGAAGAAGTGGGAGAGGTGGCAAGACTAATGAGTCGCATGTATGGTGAGCAATCGTTTAAAGAAAGCGACAAGGGAAAAGAATTGAATGATGAATTGGCTGATGTGCTTTGGGTGCTCATCTGTATTGCCAACCAAACCGGCGTTGATTTAACCGATGCCCTGCAAAAGAATTTTGACAAGAAAAGTTCCCGCGATAAAGACCGGCATCAGCATTTGTCTGAACCATGA
- the alaS gene encoding alanine--tRNA ligase: protein MTSAAIRNAFLDFFRSKGHLIVPSAPIVVKNDPTLMFTNAGMNQFKDYFLGNKQAPSPRIADTQKCLRVSGKHNDLEEVGVDTYHHTMFEMLGNWSFGDYFKKEAIEWSWELLTSVLNIPKDRLYVTVFEGDEKEGLPKDEEAANEWKKWINEDRILLGNKKDNFWEMGDTGPCGPCTEIHVDTRTEDERKQVDGKNLVNADHPQVIEIWNNVFIQFNRLKDGSLQPLPAKHVDTGMGFERLVRVLQEKQSNYDTDVFTGTISKIEEITNNKYGFSDTKTDIAFRVLADHIRAISFTIADGQLPSNTGAGYVIRRILRRAVRYYYSYLNYQQPLLHQLLPVIATQFESVFPELKQQESFVTRVIKEEEEAFLRTLGKGIETLNEIISYFKDFPVYPISNPVTPKSPMPTVIKELTEVNSGISLFSGDSESLHKTISGKISFILYDRYGFPFDLIRLIVRENNFDVNEVEFNAEMQKQKERSRAATAIDTEDWIIVNEGSSNEFVGYDSLETKAQVLKYRKVKAKGKESYQIVLDKTPFYAESGGQVGDTGQLIINNEELRIVDTKKENDLIIHFAEKLPSSFDGEVIAKVDATKRKHTAIHHSATHLLHAALRKVLGTHVAQKGSLVNADYLRFDFSHFSKMTDEEIKEVERLVNEKIRENIPVVIRFMPKEEAMKTGAMALFGEKYGDTVRVVTIDPSYSVELCGGTHVGATGELGFFKITSEAAVAAGVRRIEAISGAAAENYINHQLETLRGVRELFKNPKDLGKAIASLQEENTLLKKQVEKFEAAQIKSLSKELLQQTQVVNSTPFIGAVVDVPTADALRKLAFELKASAPGHLIALASAVDGKAAVVLQLDEALSAEKNLDAAVLIKQKVSPLIKGGGGGQKTLATAGGQDASHLQEVIAAVKAAL from the coding sequence ATGACCAGTGCAGCCATTCGCAACGCTTTTCTCGATTTCTTTCGCAGCAAAGGGCACCTGATTGTGCCTTCGGCGCCTATCGTGGTAAAGAACGATCCGACTCTGATGTTTACCAACGCGGGCATGAACCAGTTCAAGGATTATTTTCTTGGCAACAAGCAAGCGCCGTCGCCGCGCATTGCCGACACGCAAAAATGTTTACGCGTTAGTGGCAAGCACAACGACCTGGAAGAAGTGGGTGTGGACACCTACCATCACACCATGTTTGAAATGCTGGGCAACTGGAGCTTTGGTGATTATTTTAAAAAAGAAGCCATTGAATGGAGTTGGGAATTGCTCACGAGTGTTTTAAATATTCCAAAGGATAGATTGTATGTAACCGTGTTTGAAGGCGATGAAAAAGAAGGCTTGCCCAAAGACGAAGAAGCAGCGAATGAATGGAAGAAATGGATTAACGAAGACCGCATTTTACTGGGCAACAAGAAAGACAATTTTTGGGAGATGGGCGACACAGGACCGTGTGGGCCTTGCACCGAAATACACGTGGACACAAGAACGGAAGATGAACGCAAACAGGTTGATGGAAAGAATTTGGTGAACGCCGATCATCCGCAGGTGATTGAAATTTGGAACAACGTATTCATTCAGTTTAATCGTTTAAAAGACGGAAGCCTGCAACCCTTGCCCGCAAAACACGTTGACACGGGAATGGGCTTCGAACGTTTGGTGCGTGTGCTGCAAGAGAAGCAATCCAATTACGATACCGATGTTTTTACCGGAACGATTTCAAAGATTGAGGAAATCACGAACAACAAATACGGTTTCAGCGACACCAAAACCGATATTGCGTTTCGTGTGTTGGCCGATCACATTCGTGCTATTTCATTTACCATCGCTGATGGACAGTTACCGTCGAACACCGGTGCGGGTTATGTGATTCGAAGGATTTTGCGCCGGGCCGTTCGGTATTATTATTCTTACCTGAATTATCAGCAGCCGTTGCTGCATCAATTGCTACCAGTGATTGCAACGCAGTTTGAAAGCGTGTTTCCTGAATTGAAACAGCAGGAAAGTTTTGTGACGAGAGTAATTAAGGAAGAAGAGGAAGCTTTTTTGCGAACGCTTGGAAAGGGTATTGAAACCTTAAACGAGATAATTTCTTACTTCAAAGATTTCCCGGTTTATCCGATTTCCAATCCAGTTACTCCAAAGTCACCAATGCCAACTGTTATTAAAGAACTAACAGAAGTAAATTCGGGCATCTCACTTTTCTCTGGCGATTCTGAATCTCTTCACAAGACAATAAGTGGAAAGATTAGTTTCATTTTATATGACAGATATGGCTTCCCTTTTGACTTGATTCGATTGATTGTTCGCGAAAATAATTTCGATGTTAACGAGGTTGAATTCAATGCGGAAATGCAAAAACAAAAAGAACGTTCGCGTGCTGCGACAGCAATAGACACAGAAGATTGGATAATTGTAAACGAAGGAAGCAGCAATGAATTCGTCGGTTACGATTCTCTCGAAACCAAAGCACAGGTTTTAAAATACAGAAAGGTTAAAGCAAAAGGCAAGGAGTCCTATCAAATTGTTCTCGACAAAACACCGTTTTATGCTGAAAGCGGCGGACAGGTTGGAGACACGGGACAATTAATAATTAATAATGAAGAATTAAGAATTGTCGATACCAAAAAAGAAAACGACTTAATCATTCACTTTGCTGAAAAACTTCCTTCATCCTTCGACGGTGAAGTAATTGCAAAAGTGGACGCAACAAAGCGCAAGCACACGGCCATTCATCACAGCGCCACGCATTTGCTTCACGCCGCTTTGCGAAAAGTATTGGGCACACACGTAGCGCAAAAAGGTTCGCTGGTGAACGCCGATTACCTGCGTTTTGATTTCTCGCATTTCAGCAAGATGACGGACGAAGAAATCAAAGAAGTAGAGCGATTAGTGAACGAAAAAATAAGAGAAAACATTCCGGTCGTCATTCGCTTCATGCCCAAAGAAGAAGCAATGAAAACCGGCGCCATGGCCTTGTTTGGCGAGAAGTACGGCGATACCGTTCGCGTGGTTACCATTGACCCAAGTTATTCTGTCGAGCTTTGCGGCGGCACACACGTTGGCGCAACGGGTGAACTAGGCTTCTTTAAAATAACATCCGAAGCGGCTGTTGCAGCCGGTGTTCGCCGCATTGAGGCCATCAGCGGCGCGGCTGCGGAGAACTACATAAACCATCAGCTTGAAACCCTGCGCGGCGTTCGCGAATTGTTCAAGAATCCAAAAGACCTTGGCAAAGCCATTGCTTCGTTGCAAGAGGAAAATACATTGCTTAAAAAGCAAGTAGAAAAATTTGAAGCCGCTCAAATCAAATCGCTAAGCAAAGAGTTGTTGCAACAAACACAAGTTGTGAACAGCACGCCGTTCATTGGTGCCGTAGTTGATGTGCCCACCGCCGATGCGCTGCGCAAGCTGGCCTTCGAGTTGAAAGCATCTGCACCCGGACATCTTATCGCCCTCGCCTCTGCCGTTGACGGCAAAGCCGCCGTTGTGCTTCAGCTTGACGAAGCTCTTTCCGCAGAAAAAAACCTCGACGCGGCGGTACTCATCAAGCAAAAAGTTTCCCCGCTCATCAAAGGCGGCGGCGGCGGGCAAAAAACACTGGCCACAGCCGGCGGACAAGACGCTTCGCACCTTCAAGAAGTGATTGCCGCCGTTAAAGCAGCCCTTTAA